From the genome of Winogradskyella forsetii, one region includes:
- a CDS encoding sulfotransferase family protein, with amino-acid sequence MLKLFKKEEYNITFIFGCPRGGTTWLWSLLESHSEVLPFTNGVEKDAKGYYSTSESGIYIKEPKRAKKIITSFCKHNKNKHIIEKTPSHTLKYNEIKKDFPYSKDIVILRNPIAIVNSMYSSTMVAFEDYDVNHAILEVKKYYKELSIIINTDDAYIITYENLLKDTKSKFSKVLNYLEIFDENIDVIISENQNTTKVSVSGAFRKGKVDSFKNDLTEKQIKTIEEELNIEIALFKSYL; translated from the coding sequence ATGCTAAAACTGTTTAAAAAAGAAGAATATAATATAACTTTTATTTTTGGCTGCCCAAGAGGAGGTACAACTTGGTTGTGGTCTTTGTTAGAATCACATTCTGAGGTTTTACCTTTTACTAATGGTGTGGAAAAAGATGCTAAAGGCTATTATTCTACAAGTGAATCCGGTATTTATATCAAGGAACCAAAAAGGGCAAAAAAAATTATCACCTCATTCTGTAAGCATAATAAAAACAAGCATATCATTGAAAAAACCCCTTCGCATACACTAAAGTATAATGAGATTAAAAAAGATTTCCCTTACAGCAAGGATATTGTAATATTAAGAAATCCAATAGCTATCGTTAACTCTATGTACAGTTCTACAATGGTTGCATTTGAAGATTATGACGTCAATCATGCAATATTAGAAGTTAAAAAATATTATAAAGAATTATCTATTATTATCAATACAGATGACGCATATATTATTACATATGAGAATTTATTAAAAGACACTAAAAGCAAATTTTCTAAGGTCTTGAATTATTTAGAAATTTTCGACGAAAATATTGACGTTATCATTTCTGAAAATCAGAATACAACTAAAGTTAGCGTTTCTGGTGCATTTAGAAAAGGGAAAGTAGATTCTTTTAAAAATGATTTGACTGAAAAACAAATTAAAACCATAGAAGAGGAGTTAAATATAGAGATTGCTTTATTTAAGAGCTATCTTTAA
- a CDS encoding glycosyltransferase, whose amino-acid sequence MMKKGTKKILVANARLNKLGGSETFTYTLIEELKSRADVFVEYFTFEKGTVSDKIENELGVSFQSLKSYDLILANHYTCVAELYKYGFIIQTCHGIYPVLEQPFCLADAYVSISQEVKTHLSKLGYATTLIYNGINTNRFYSKKTIHKKLNTVLSLCHSKAANNLIKSICEDLNVEYLQAYKYKNPVWNIEDKINESDLVVGLGRSAYEAMACGRPVVVYDNRPYFESCGDGYIKDKFELSLLNNCSGRYFKTYYDKESLKKEFLKYNNEDGDFFREVILKDFNIKNAVNQYIDLWDSTIQNDINKNKGFIKKMNRGVVSKFAFFNFWKNLSKKHKKEIILDKYPGLYAWGRIKKRFLQ is encoded by the coding sequence ATGATGAAGAAGGGAACAAAAAAAATATTAGTGGCTAATGCTAGGTTAAATAAATTAGGCGGTTCGGAAACCTTCACATATACACTTATAGAAGAATTAAAAAGTAGGGCAGATGTCTTTGTCGAGTATTTTACTTTTGAAAAGGGAACAGTTTCTGATAAAATCGAAAATGAATTAGGTGTTTCATTTCAATCACTAAAATCATACGATTTAATTTTAGCAAATCATTACACCTGTGTTGCAGAATTGTACAAGTATGGATTTATTATTCAAACTTGCCACGGTATATATCCAGTTTTAGAGCAGCCTTTTTGTTTGGCGGACGCCTACGTTTCTATTTCCCAAGAAGTTAAAACGCATCTTTCAAAATTGGGTTACGCTACCACTTTGATTTATAATGGGATTAATACAAATAGATTTTACAGTAAAAAAACAATTCATAAAAAATTAAATACGGTACTTAGTTTGTGTCATTCAAAAGCGGCTAATAACCTTATAAAATCAATTTGTGAAGATTTAAATGTGGAATATCTCCAAGCATATAAATATAAAAATCCGGTGTGGAATATCGAAGATAAAATTAATGAGAGTGATTTGGTTGTAGGCTTGGGTAGAAGTGCCTATGAAGCCATGGCTTGTGGCAGACCAGTTGTGGTCTATGATAATAGACCTTATTTTGAATCTTGCGGCGATGGGTATATTAAAGATAAATTTGAATTAAGTTTGTTGAATAATTGTTCAGGTAGGTATTTTAAAACGTATTATGATAAAGAATCTTTAAAAAAAGAGTTTTTAAAATATAATAATGAAGACGGTGATTTTTTTAGAGAGGTAATATTAAAAGACTTTAATATTAAAAATGCAGTAAATCAATATATTGATTTATGGGATTCTACAATTCAGAATGATATAAACAAGAATAAGGGTTTTATTAAAAAAATGAATCGAGGTGTTGTGTCAAAATTTGCATTTTTCAATTTTTGGAAAAATCTCTCAAAAAAACATAAGAAAGAAATCATTTTAGACAAATATCCTGGATTATACGCATGGGGCAGAATTAAAAAGCGATTTCTGCAGTAA
- a CDS encoding glycosyltransferase family 2 protein, with translation MQNQLAIIIPYYKRTFFEDTLLSLENQTDKRFTVYIGNDASPEDCEDLVLKYGDAIDIQYFRFDSNLGGTNLVAQWNRCLAMVKAESWIQILGDDDIVSDNFVAAFYKSLQSIETNNCDVIRISTYVIGAEGKRTSKQYTHPELETAAAFFERKFSKKTRSSLSEHIFRKSVVDRIGFRQFSSAWHTDDMALFEFSNAKPVFSINEAYASIRVSEINISGNAQHHVSKNEATFQFMTSIFNTYSDRFSIAQKKLLLKKLEMAYYNIPSVGYWFQVVKLNFKELGLSAGFNFIYRNFKNRSARVLKKLYLF, from the coding sequence TTGCAAAATCAACTAGCCATCATAATTCCATACTACAAGCGTACTTTTTTTGAAGATACGTTGTTGTCGTTGGAAAATCAAACCGATAAACGGTTCACGGTATATATTGGAAATGACGCTAGCCCAGAGGATTGTGAAGATTTAGTGTTGAAATATGGGGATGCTATAGACATTCAATATTTCCGCTTCGATTCTAACCTAGGAGGCACTAATCTAGTTGCCCAATGGAACCGTTGTTTGGCGATGGTAAAAGCCGAAAGTTGGATTCAAATTTTAGGTGATGACGATATAGTCTCTGATAATTTTGTAGCTGCTTTTTATAAATCCTTACAAAGTATAGAAACTAATAATTGCGATGTAATTAGGATATCCACTTACGTGATTGGAGCAGAGGGTAAACGCACTTCAAAACAATATACACATCCAGAATTGGAAACAGCAGCTGCTTTTTTTGAACGAAAGTTCAGTAAAAAAACAAGGAGTTCCTTAAGCGAACACATATTTAGGAAATCCGTAGTGGACCGCATCGGGTTTAGACAGTTTAGTTCGGCATGGCATACAGATGACATGGCTTTGTTTGAATTTTCTAATGCCAAGCCGGTATTTTCAATTAATGAGGCCTATGCATCCATTAGAGTTTCTGAAATAAACATTTCGGGAAACGCCCAACATCATGTCTCTAAAAATGAGGCTACATTTCAGTTTATGACAAGTATTTTTAATACTTATTCGGATCGGTTTTCAATAGCGCAAAAAAAATTATTACTGAAAAAATTAGAAATGGCTTATTATAATATCCCGTCTGTTGGGTATTGGTTTCAAGTTGTAAAACTTAATTTTAAAGAATTGGGACTTTCTGCTGGTTTTAACTTTATATATAGAAACTTCAAAAATAGGTCCGCAAGGGTGCTAAAAAAATTATATTTGTTTTAA